Proteins encoded by one window of Dietzia sp. B32:
- a CDS encoding glycoside hydrolase family 16 protein, which yields MTSATAVPVLVALAAASACSVDVHLGENRVVPQTARPIPPPDEGVRPQGVAMNDAPLILDEEFDGTGLDTGVWNTCHWWDNGGCTIATNNELEWYLPGQVRVADGTLRLTAEQRRVVGAEGRTFPYVSGMVSTGPPRYGAEPKVAFTYGTVEVRFRAPIGAGLWPAIWMLPANQESKPEIDIFEAVGQRPGQATIYFHPDPELNLPASHTLVQLPPGVDIADTHTVRLHWSPNRLEFFFDGEKAWEVTGEQVPDEPMYLVINLAVGGDFGGQPDQSATPATFEIDYARIWSGGAP from the coding sequence GTGACGTCCGCGACGGCGGTGCCCGTACTGGTCGCACTCGCGGCCGCGTCGGCGTGTTCGGTCGACGTGCACCTGGGGGAGAACCGTGTCGTCCCGCAGACGGCCCGGCCGATCCCTCCACCGGACGAGGGTGTACGTCCACAGGGCGTCGCCATGAACGACGCCCCGCTCATCCTCGACGAGGAGTTCGACGGAACCGGGCTCGACACCGGCGTCTGGAACACCTGCCACTGGTGGGACAACGGTGGGTGCACCATCGCCACCAACAACGAGCTGGAGTGGTATCTGCCCGGCCAGGTCCGGGTCGCTGACGGAACCCTCCGGCTCACCGCCGAGCAACGCCGGGTCGTCGGCGCCGAGGGGCGGACCTTCCCGTACGTGTCCGGCATGGTCAGTACGGGTCCCCCGAGGTACGGCGCCGAACCGAAGGTCGCGTTCACCTACGGGACCGTGGAGGTCCGGTTCCGCGCGCCGATCGGGGCCGGCCTGTGGCCTGCGATCTGGATGCTCCCCGCCAATCAGGAGTCGAAGCCGGAGATCGACATCTTCGAGGCGGTCGGACAGCGGCCCGGGCAGGCGACCATCTACTTCCACCCGGACCCGGAGCTGAATCTCCCGGCGTCCCACACTCTCGTCCAGCTCCCGCCGGGAGTGGACATCGCCGACACCCACACCGTTCGACTCCACTGGTCCCCGAATCGCCTGGAGTTCTTCTTCGACGGGGAGAAGGCCTGGGAGGTCACCGGCGAACAGGTGCCGGACGAACCGATGTACCTGGTGATCAATCTCGCCGTCGGCGGTGACTTCGGAGGGCAACCGGACCAGTCGGCGACTCCGGCGACATTCGAGATCGACTACGCGCGTATCTGGTCGGGAGGTGCGCCATGA
- a CDS encoding phosphotransferase → MSTAVTSVAGLAFWALAARWLPAETVGIGTALVSVLTLLANLATLGLRNGLVRFLPVAGGSTRRLITGSCLACALAAVALSGVFLVGQPWWAGHLGFLRDSALTIGAFAMSTVVWVLFVLQDHVLIGLRKSVWVPVKNLAYSIGKIAALPVVTVLSTWAVLGATVLPAVLAVAAVAVLVVRLTRPAVVGQGRDTAVSVPQLARFAAADQIAWMVWVATPQVLTLIVLHLRGPEASAYYYMANMIGYSLYLITSNIGSALIAESVYDPMQAATHARTALRHSIRLVLPLAVVGVLVGPFALRLLGEDYAENAGTAMQLIILSALPQTIVGISVNTARVRRDMSTVVTTYVFLAVAIWGGSWVTLQWWGVTGVGATILVAQSLAALGLVLSGRTGLATGPPTLDSAWAAVARLSLAVRHLGARRDERRRVHPALAACGVSGSPETRTLKSDSDTLVAAVSGRTGEFVVKIATSEAADRNLARHVGTVSALRDRCDPGFADLLPRVLDLGVVGERTVVRETLLPGRTSDADAEQAAAAAITRLHMATARPMVVTPSLVEQWVDLPISAVLGLNPGERHAEEVDHLAGFLRERLLGRSVIVSCTHGDFWPGNVLVSDEHRRPVITGIVDWENMMDPGLPDADPVHWYLSTRPVDLGSAVCAALDDPGSLVRHFDSAGICLPNPQLDPESVVVFAWLWHVANTVTRSTRNGPGRFWTARNVHPVLRRFRSDVPCVTGGTSARHA, encoded by the coding sequence ATGAGCACCGCGGTGACCTCGGTCGCCGGTCTGGCCTTCTGGGCCCTGGCCGCCCGGTGGTTGCCGGCCGAGACGGTCGGCATCGGGACCGCGCTCGTCTCCGTCCTCACCCTGCTCGCGAACCTGGCCACGTTGGGACTACGCAACGGCCTGGTCCGCTTCCTCCCGGTGGCCGGTGGGTCGACTCGACGTCTGATCACGGGTAGCTGTCTGGCCTGCGCGCTGGCCGCCGTGGCCCTGTCAGGGGTGTTCCTGGTCGGGCAACCGTGGTGGGCCGGACATCTGGGATTCCTGCGCGACAGTGCGCTGACGATCGGTGCGTTCGCCATGTCCACGGTGGTGTGGGTGCTGTTCGTACTCCAGGACCACGTGTTGATCGGGCTCCGGAAGAGTGTCTGGGTGCCGGTGAAGAACCTGGCCTACTCCATCGGCAAGATCGCCGCCCTCCCGGTGGTGACGGTCCTGTCGACGTGGGCGGTACTGGGGGCGACAGTGCTCCCGGCGGTCCTCGCCGTGGCCGCGGTGGCCGTGCTGGTGGTCCGGCTGACCCGGCCGGCCGTGGTCGGTCAGGGTCGCGACACCGCGGTATCGGTTCCGCAACTGGCCAGATTCGCCGCGGCCGATCAGATCGCCTGGATGGTCTGGGTCGCGACGCCGCAGGTGCTCACGCTGATCGTGCTGCACCTACGCGGGCCGGAGGCCAGCGCGTACTACTACATGGCCAATATGATCGGCTACTCCCTCTACCTGATCACCAGCAACATCGGCAGTGCGCTGATCGCGGAATCCGTGTACGACCCGATGCAGGCGGCGACGCACGCGCGCACGGCTCTCAGGCACAGCATCCGGCTGGTCCTCCCGTTGGCCGTGGTGGGGGTTCTCGTCGGACCGTTCGCGCTGCGGCTCCTCGGGGAGGACTACGCCGAGAACGCCGGCACCGCGATGCAGTTGATCATCCTGTCCGCTCTACCCCAGACGATCGTCGGGATCAGCGTGAACACCGCCCGGGTGCGCCGGGACATGTCGACTGTCGTCACCACGTACGTATTCCTCGCGGTGGCGATCTGGGGCGGCAGCTGGGTCACGCTGCAATGGTGGGGCGTGACCGGGGTGGGAGCGACGATCCTCGTGGCGCAGTCGCTGGCCGCCCTCGGACTCGTCCTGTCCGGTCGTACCGGACTCGCCACCGGCCCGCCGACCCTGGACTCCGCGTGGGCGGCGGTCGCACGATTGTCACTGGCGGTGCGTCACCTCGGGGCCCGCCGGGACGAACGTCGGCGGGTGCATCCGGCACTCGCCGCCTGCGGCGTGTCGGGCTCTCCGGAGACGCGCACTCTCAAGAGCGACTCGGACACCCTCGTCGCGGCCGTCTCGGGGCGAACCGGGGAGTTCGTCGTCAAGATCGCCACGTCGGAGGCCGCGGACCGGAACCTCGCCCGGCACGTGGGTACCGTCTCCGCACTGCGGGACCGGTGCGATCCCGGATTCGCGGACCTGCTCCCACGGGTGCTCGACCTCGGGGTGGTGGGGGAGCGCACCGTCGTGCGCGAGACCCTCCTGCCAGGTCGGACCTCCGACGCCGACGCCGAGCAGGCCGCCGCGGCGGCGATCACCCGCCTCCACATGGCCACGGCGCGACCGATGGTCGTCACGCCGTCGCTGGTGGAGCAGTGGGTCGACCTCCCGATCTCCGCGGTACTCGGTCTGAACCCCGGTGAACGACACGCTGAGGAGGTCGACCACCTGGCCGGGTTCCTGCGCGAGCGTCTCCTCGGCCGGTCCGTCATCGTGAGCTGCACCCACGGCGACTTCTGGCCGGGCAACGTGCTGGTGTCCGACGAGCATCGACGGCCGGTGATCACGGGGATCGTCGACTGGGAGAACATGATGGACCCCGGACTCCCGGACGCCGATCCGGTGCACTGGTACCTGTCCACGAGGCCGGTCGACCTCGGCTCAGCCGTGTGCGCGGCACTCGACGACCCGGGGTCACTCGTGCGGCACTTCGACTCCGCCGGTATCTGCCTTCCCAACCCACAACTCGACCCGGAATCCGTCGTGGTGTTCGCATGGCTGTGGCACGTGGCCAACACCGTGACGCGCTCGACGAGGAACGGGCCCGGCCGGTTCTGGACCGCCCGGAACGTCCATCCGGTGCTCCGACGTTTCAGGTCGGATGTGCCCTGCGTGACGGGAGGAACAAGTGCTCGACACGCGTGA
- a CDS encoding Re/Si-specific NAD(P)(+) transhydrogenase subunit alpha → MKPDPDVRDAGDAPSVIGVVAESNPAENRVAATPETVAKLIGLGYRVVVEHGAGTRAEFADAAYADAGAELVDGDAAWTADVVMKVAVPTEAEVARVRSGATLVGLLAPAQNEHLLGVLAERGVTALAMDAVPRISRAQSMDVLSSMANIAGYRAVIEAAHHFGRFFTGQVTAAGKVPPAKVLVAGAGVAGLAAIGAASSLGAIVRATDPRPEVADQVKSIGGEYLPVEVPEEEKVVSTDGYAKATSQAYDRAAADLYSSQAADVDIIITTALIPGRAAPRLITAADVATMKRGSVIVDMAAAQGGNVEGSVADEVVVTPNGVTIIGYTDLAGRLPAQASQLYGTNLVNLTKLVTPDKDGAWALDMDDVVQRGVTVTRDGEIMWPPPPVQVSAAPAAAAPVAVAEPKPEKKPMSAGAKLGLIALGMALLLVLVAIAPGEMPQHITVFVLAIVIGYYVIGNVHHALHTPLMSVTNAISGVIVVGALLQIGIDNTLGLALAAIAILVASINVFGGFAVTRRMLAMFSKGA, encoded by the coding sequence ATGAAGCCGGACCCCGATGTCCGCGATGCCGGCGATGCGCCGTCCGTGATCGGTGTGGTCGCCGAGTCCAACCCGGCGGAGAACCGCGTGGCGGCGACGCCCGAGACGGTCGCGAAGCTGATCGGCCTGGGATACCGGGTCGTGGTGGAACACGGTGCCGGTACCCGCGCGGAGTTCGCCGATGCCGCCTATGCGGACGCCGGCGCCGAGCTCGTCGACGGTGACGCCGCGTGGACCGCTGATGTGGTGATGAAGGTCGCCGTGCCCACCGAGGCCGAGGTGGCGCGGGTTCGTTCTGGCGCGACCCTGGTCGGGTTGTTGGCACCGGCGCAGAACGAGCACCTGCTCGGTGTGCTCGCCGAGCGCGGCGTGACCGCACTGGCGATGGATGCGGTCCCCCGCATCTCGCGGGCGCAGTCGATGGACGTGCTGTCCTCGATGGCCAACATCGCCGGCTACCGCGCCGTGATCGAGGCCGCCCACCACTTCGGTCGGTTCTTCACCGGCCAGGTCACCGCGGCGGGCAAGGTCCCGCCGGCCAAGGTCCTGGTCGCCGGCGCGGGCGTGGCCGGTCTGGCCGCGATCGGGGCCGCCTCCAGCCTCGGCGCCATCGTGCGCGCCACCGACCCGCGGCCCGAGGTGGCCGACCAGGTCAAGTCGATCGGCGGCGAGTACCTGCCGGTCGAGGTGCCGGAGGAGGAGAAGGTCGTCTCCACCGACGGCTACGCCAAGGCCACCAGCCAGGCCTATGACCGCGCAGCCGCCGACCTGTACTCGTCGCAGGCCGCGGACGTGGACATCATCATCACCACGGCGCTGATCCCGGGCCGTGCGGCGCCGCGGCTCATCACCGCCGCCGATGTGGCCACCATGAAGCGCGGCTCGGTCATCGTGGACATGGCCGCCGCACAGGGCGGCAACGTCGAGGGCAGTGTGGCCGACGAGGTCGTGGTGACCCCCAACGGCGTGACGATCATCGGCTACACCGACCTGGCCGGGCGTCTGCCCGCGCAGGCCTCACAGCTGTACGGCACGAACCTGGTCAACCTGACCAAGCTGGTCACCCCGGACAAGGACGGCGCCTGGGCGCTGGACATGGACGACGTGGTCCAGCGGGGCGTCACCGTCACCCGGGACGGCGAGATCATGTGGCCGCCCCCGCCGGTGCAGGTCAGCGCCGCCCCCGCGGCGGCGGCCCCTGTCGCGGTGGCCGAACCCAAGCCCGAGAAGAAGCCGATGTCGGCGGGGGCCAAGCTGGGCCTGATCGCGCTGGGTATGGCGTTGCTGCTGGTGCTGGTGGCGATCGCCCCGGGCGAGATGCCGCAGCACATCACCGTGTTCGTGTTGGCCATCGTGATCGGCTACTACGTGATCGGCAACGTGCACCACGCGCTGCACACGCCGCTGATGTCGGTGACCAACGCGATCTCGGGCGTAATCGTCGTGGGAGCGCTGCTGCAGATCGGCATCGACAACACCCTGGGCCTGGCCCTGGCCGCCATCGCGATCCTGGTCGCCTCCATCAACGTCTTCGGCGGTTTCGCCGTGACCCGTCGCATGCTCGCCATGTTCTCGAAGGGAGCCTGA
- the pntB gene encoding Re/Si-specific NAD(P)(+) transhydrogenase subunit beta has translation MSLVTAANAAYLVAALLFILSLAGLSKHETARRGLTFGISGMAIALVATVVLVLDHQPATVGIVLMVVAVLVGAAVGLIRARSVQMTEMPELIALLHSFVGLAAVLVGWNGYIEPELHGELTGSLLGIHHAEVFIGVFIGAVTFTGSIVAYLKLSAKMKSAPLVLPGKNLINAGILVAFVVLTVWFVISPALWMLIVVTILALALGWHLVASIGGGDMPVVVSMLNSYSGWAAAATGFLLGNDLLIVTGALVGSSGAYLSYIMCKAMNRSFFSVIMGGFGIEASSGEDKDHGEHTEIDVAGAAELLAGASSVIIAPGYGMAVAQAQYPVADLTRTLRERGVDVRFAVHPVAGRLPGHMNVLLAEAKVPYDIVLELDEINDDFADTDVVLVIGANDTVNPDAAEDPGSPIAGMPVLHVWEAENVIVFKRSMAAGYAGVQNPLFFRENTQMLFGDAKDRVGDILAAVKDQQGAGV, from the coding sequence ATGTCACTCGTGACTGCCGCGAACGCGGCGTACCTGGTTGCAGCGCTACTGTTCATCCTCTCGCTGGCCGGTCTGTCGAAGCACGAGACCGCCCGTCGCGGTCTGACCTTCGGCATCTCCGGCATGGCGATCGCATTGGTGGCCACGGTGGTGCTGGTGCTCGATCACCAGCCCGCCACGGTCGGCATCGTCCTGATGGTCGTGGCCGTGCTCGTCGGTGCCGCGGTCGGCCTGATCCGCGCCCGTAGCGTGCAGATGACCGAGATGCCCGAGCTGATCGCCCTGCTGCACTCATTCGTCGGCCTGGCCGCGGTGCTGGTGGGCTGGAACGGCTACATCGAGCCCGAGCTGCACGGCGAGCTCACCGGTTCACTGCTCGGCATCCACCACGCCGAGGTGTTCATCGGCGTGTTCATCGGCGCGGTCACCTTCACCGGATCGATCGTCGCGTACCTGAAACTGTCGGCCAAGATGAAGTCCGCGCCGCTGGTGCTGCCGGGCAAGAACCTCATCAACGCCGGCATCCTCGTCGCGTTCGTGGTCCTGACCGTGTGGTTCGTCATCTCCCCGGCGCTGTGGATGCTCATCGTCGTCACCATCCTGGCCCTGGCGCTGGGCTGGCACCTGGTGGCCTCCATCGGCGGCGGCGACATGCCCGTCGTGGTGTCGATGCTCAACTCCTACTCGGGCTGGGCCGCCGCGGCGACCGGTTTCCTCCTGGGCAACGACCTGCTCATCGTCACCGGCGCGCTGGTGGGCTCCTCGGGTGCGTACCTGTCGTACATCATGTGCAAGGCCATGAACCGCTCGTTCTTCTCCGTCATCATGGGTGGCTTCGGTATCGAGGCCTCCTCCGGTGAGGACAAGGACCACGGTGAGCACACGGAGATCGACGTCGCCGGCGCAGCCGAGCTGCTCGCGGGTGCGTCCTCGGTCATCATCGCGCCCGGCTACGGCATGGCCGTGGCGCAGGCGCAGTACCCGGTCGCCGACCTCACCCGCACCCTGCGCGAGCGCGGCGTCGACGTGCGCTTCGCCGTCCACCCGGTCGCCGGCCGCCTGCCCGGTCACATGAACGTGCTGCTGGCCGAGGCCAAGGTGCCGTACGACATCGTGCTCGAGCTCGACGAGATCAACGACGACTTCGCGGATACCGACGTCGTGCTGGTCATCGGCGCCAACGACACCGTGAACCCGGACGCCGCCGAGGACCCGGGCAGCCCGATCGCGGGAATGCCGGTGCTCCACGTCTGGGAGGCCGAGAACGTCATCGTGTTCAAGCGGTCGATGGCCGCCGGCTACGCCGGTGTCCAGAACCCGCTGTTCTTCCGCGAGAACACCCAGATGCTGTTCGGCGACGCCAAGGACCGTGTCGGCGACATCCTGGCCGCGGTGAAGGACCAGCAGGGCGCGGGCGTCTGA
- a CDS encoding NAD-dependent succinate-semialdehyde dehydrogenase, with protein MTYPDTRLFIDDQWTDSADGRTIDVLNPADGSVIGTVAHATTADLDRALAATERGFEVWRDTTPAGRSRIMRAAAQLLRDRAGAIARIMTLEQGKPLREAKGEILAAADIIDWFADEGLRAYGRLVPHRTDITIRQMVVKDPVGPVAAFTPWNFPVNQVVRKIAAGLASGCSLIVKATEETPASPAELIRAFADAGMPAGVLGLVYGDPAEISGHLIPHPVIRKITFTGSTAVGKQLAAMAGQHMKRSSMELGGHAPVIVCDDADLQLVVESMGPMTFRNAGQVCISPTRFLVQNGVRDEFARALADHADQIRVGSGLEDDTTMGPLANDRRLAAMSEFHDDAVGRGAEVLTGGHRIGEAGNYWAPTVFSGVPTEARLFNDEPFGPVAGVRGFDQLDEAIAEANRLPYGLAGYAFTGSLANADLLTRRVEVGMLWVNMPSMPSAELPFGGVKDSGYGSEGGPEAMECYLNTRSIAIRNV; from the coding sequence ATGACCTACCCGGATACCCGCCTGTTCATCGACGACCAGTGGACCGACTCCGCCGACGGCCGCACCATCGACGTGCTCAACCCGGCCGACGGCAGCGTGATAGGCACGGTCGCCCACGCCACCACCGCCGACCTCGACCGAGCGCTCGCCGCCACCGAACGGGGCTTCGAGGTGTGGCGGGACACGACCCCGGCCGGGCGCAGCAGGATCATGCGCGCCGCTGCTCAGCTGCTGCGCGATCGGGCGGGGGCCATTGCCCGGATCATGACGCTCGAGCAGGGCAAACCGCTTCGTGAGGCGAAGGGCGAGATCCTCGCGGCGGCCGACATCATCGACTGGTTCGCAGACGAGGGGCTCCGCGCGTACGGACGGCTCGTTCCCCACCGCACCGACATCACCATCCGACAGATGGTGGTCAAGGATCCGGTCGGGCCGGTGGCGGCGTTCACGCCCTGGAACTTCCCCGTCAACCAGGTGGTCCGCAAGATCGCGGCCGGATTGGCGTCCGGCTGTTCCCTCATCGTCAAGGCGACCGAGGAGACCCCGGCCAGCCCCGCGGAGCTCATCCGCGCCTTCGCCGACGCGGGGATGCCGGCGGGTGTGCTCGGTCTGGTCTACGGGGACCCCGCCGAGATCTCCGGCCATCTCATCCCGCACCCGGTGATCCGGAAGATCACGTTCACCGGGTCGACGGCCGTCGGCAAACAGCTCGCCGCGATGGCGGGGCAGCACATGAAGCGCAGCTCGATGGAACTCGGCGGTCACGCCCCGGTCATCGTGTGTGATGACGCGGACCTGCAACTGGTCGTCGAGAGCATGGGCCCGATGACGTTCCGCAACGCCGGGCAGGTGTGCATCTCCCCGACGCGCTTCCTCGTGCAGAACGGTGTCCGCGACGAGTTCGCCCGCGCGCTCGCCGACCACGCCGACCAGATCCGGGTCGGCAGCGGACTCGAGGACGACACCACGATGGGCCCGCTGGCCAACGACCGTCGACTCGCGGCGATGAGCGAGTTCCATGACGACGCGGTCGGGCGCGGCGCCGAGGTCCTCACCGGCGGCCACCGCATCGGCGAGGCGGGCAACTACTGGGCGCCCACCGTGTTCTCCGGAGTGCCGACCGAGGCGCGGTTGTTCAACGACGAGCCGTTCGGCCCCGTCGCGGGCGTCCGCGGGTTCGATCAGCTCGACGAGGCGATCGCCGAGGCCAACCGCCTTCCCTACGGACTGGCCGGTTACGCCTTCACCGGATCACTCGCGAACGCCGATCTCCTCACCCGGAGGGTCGAGGTGGGGATGCTGTGGGTCAACATGCCGTCCATGCCCTCGGCCGAGTTGCCGTTCGGCGGGGTGAAGGATTCCGGTTACGGCTCGGAGGGTGGACCCGAGGCCATGGAGTGCTACCTCAACACCCGGTCGATCGCGATCCGGAACGTCTGA
- a CDS encoding ammonium transporter yields the protein MDVAIAAADTAWVLAAMVAVALMVPGLALFYGGMVSIRSTLNMMMMTIGAVAIMAVLWVVVGYSLTFGDSIGGAGLLGDPVEFLGLRGVMAEPETPGLPPALFAGFLLLFAGITVALVAGGVADRMKFSTWLVFATVWPLLVFFPVAHWVFAFDSEDGSVVGGWIANGLGAIDLAGGTAIHINAGIATLALVLVLGRRAGFPTVNRPHSVPLTFLGAGMLFAGWIGFNAGSAVAAGNTAGVAALNTVVAALCGALAWMITEQVRAKHPTTLGVASGLVAGMVGITPAASSVSPLGAIAVGLICGVVCHYAVGLKFRLGYDDSLDVAGLHLVAGVIGTLLIGVIADPASPVGEAGLLYGGGFGQLGAQTLATVAVIAYSFLVTLLIAVVLHKTMGLRVTEDDELEGLDKAYHREMAYFQDGLGTAEAAETTPEEVVNTTKS from the coding sequence ATGGACGTAGCCATCGCGGCGGCAGACACCGCCTGGGTGCTCGCGGCCATGGTCGCCGTGGCGCTGATGGTGCCCGGACTCGCCCTGTTCTACGGCGGCATGGTCAGCATCCGCAGCACGCTCAACATGATGATGATGACGATCGGCGCGGTCGCGATCATGGCCGTGCTGTGGGTCGTCGTCGGGTACTCCCTCACCTTCGGCGATTCGATCGGCGGGGCAGGACTCCTCGGCGACCCCGTGGAGTTCCTGGGGCTCCGGGGGGTCATGGCCGAGCCGGAGACGCCGGGGCTTCCGCCCGCTCTGTTCGCCGGGTTCCTGCTGCTGTTCGCCGGCATCACGGTCGCCCTGGTGGCCGGCGGCGTCGCCGACCGCATGAAGTTCTCCACCTGGCTGGTCTTCGCCACCGTGTGGCCGCTACTCGTGTTCTTCCCCGTCGCCCACTGGGTGTTCGCGTTCGACTCCGAGGACGGCTCGGTCGTGGGCGGGTGGATCGCCAACGGCCTCGGGGCGATCGACCTCGCCGGCGGCACCGCCATCCACATCAATGCCGGCATCGCCACGCTCGCCCTGGTGCTCGTCCTCGGCCGTCGCGCCGGGTTCCCCACGGTGAACCGGCCGCACAGCGTCCCGCTGACGTTCCTCGGCGCGGGGATGCTCTTCGCCGGCTGGATCGGGTTCAACGCCGGCTCGGCGGTCGCCGCGGGCAACACCGCCGGTGTCGCCGCCCTGAACACCGTCGTCGCCGCCCTGTGCGGGGCCCTGGCGTGGATGATCACCGAGCAGGTCCGGGCCAAGCACCCCACCACCCTGGGTGTGGCGTCCGGGCTGGTCGCAGGCATGGTCGGCATCACCCCGGCCGCCTCGTCGGTGAGCCCCCTCGGTGCCATCGCGGTCGGCCTGATCTGCGGTGTGGTGTGCCACTACGCGGTGGGCCTGAAGTTCCGTCTGGGATACGACGACTCACTCGACGTGGCGGGCCTGCACCTCGTCGCCGGCGTCATCGGCACGCTGCTCATCGGCGTCATCGCCGATCCGGCCTCCCCGGTCGGTGAGGCCGGGTTGCTGTACGGCGGCGGGTTCGGGCAGCTCGGCGCGCAGACCCTCGCCACGGTGGCCGTGATCGCCTACTCGTTCCTGGTGACCCTGCTGATCGCGGTGGTGCTCCACAAGACGATGGGGCTCCGCGTCACCGAGGACGACGAGCTCGAGGGCCTCGACAAGGCCTACCACCGCGAGATGGCGTACTTCCAGGACGGCCTCGGAACCGCCGAGGCCGCGGAGACGACCCCGGAGGAGGTGGTGAACACGACGAAGAGCTGA
- a CDS encoding acyl-CoA dehydrogenase family protein: MYEWSETDLMIRDAVRAFIAKEIRPQLDALESGEIPPYPIIRKLFAEFGIDAMARDGVEKMLAEERARETVGAAVGAAGGGAASGDAPRGDGGRGDDDEDGYSGGALESRDSMMAVVTSELAGACMGLVSALGVSLGLGATTIMSRGTLAQKERWLPGIVTMEKVASWAITEPDSGSDAFGGMRTYVRRDGEDYILNGQKTFITNGPYADVMIVYAKLDEGDRDVSPRDRKVLTFVLDKGMEGLTQGPPFKKMGLHSSPTGELFFDNVRLGRDRLLGESEEGRGGDGRESARSSFTAERIGVATMALGIIEECHRLCVDYSRERTLWGQEIGRFQLIQLKLAKMEVARMNVRNMVFNSIERARAGKPLSLAEASAMKLYSSEAATDVAMDAVQLFGGNGYMAEYRVEQLARDAKSLMIYAGSNEIQVTHIAKGLLAR, translated from the coding sequence ATGTACGAGTGGTCCGAGACCGACCTGATGATCCGCGACGCCGTGCGCGCCTTCATCGCCAAGGAGATCCGCCCCCAACTCGACGCCCTGGAGAGCGGTGAGATCCCGCCGTACCCGATCATCCGGAAGCTGTTCGCCGAGTTCGGCATCGATGCCATGGCCCGCGACGGGGTCGAGAAGATGCTGGCCGAGGAGCGGGCGAGGGAGACCGTCGGCGCGGCGGTCGGTGCCGCGGGCGGCGGGGCGGCATCCGGTGACGCGCCGCGCGGCGACGGCGGGAGGGGGGACGACGACGAGGATGGCTATTCCGGCGGCGCCCTCGAGAGCCGGGACTCCATGATGGCCGTGGTGACCAGCGAACTGGCCGGCGCGTGCATGGGTCTGGTCTCCGCGCTCGGCGTGAGCCTCGGGCTGGGTGCCACCACGATCATGTCCCGCGGGACGCTCGCGCAGAAGGAACGCTGGCTGCCCGGCATCGTGACCATGGAGAAGGTCGCGTCGTGGGCCATCACCGAGCCGGACTCCGGTTCCGACGCCTTCGGCGGCATGCGCACCTACGTGCGACGTGACGGCGAGGACTACATCCTCAACGGCCAGAAGACGTTCATCACGAACGGGCCCTACGCGGACGTGATGATCGTCTACGCCAAGCTCGACGAGGGCGACCGGGACGTCAGCCCGCGCGACCGCAAGGTGCTCACCTTTGTCCTGGACAAGGGGATGGAGGGCCTGACGCAGGGTCCGCCGTTCAAGAAGATGGGCCTGCACAGCTCCCCGACCGGCGAGCTGTTCTTCGACAACGTCCGCCTCGGCCGGGACCGGTTGCTCGGCGAGTCCGAGGAGGGCCGCGGCGGCGACGGTCGCGAGTCGGCCCGGTCGAGCTTCACCGCCGAACGCATCGGGGTGGCGACCATGGCGCTCGGCATCATCGAGGAGTGCCACCGGCTGTGCGTGGACTACTCCCGCGAGCGCACCCTGTGGGGCCAGGAGATCGGGCGCTTCCAGCTCATCCAGCTCAAGCTGGCGAAGATGGAGGTGGCGCGCATGAACGTGCGCAACATGGTCTTCAACTCCATCGAGCGCGCGCGGGCCGGCAAGCCCCTGTCGCTCGCGGAGGCGTCGGCGATGAAGTTGTACTCCTCCGAGGCCGCCACCGACGTGGCGATGGACGCGGTGCAGCTCTTCGGCGGCAACGGGTACATGGCCGAGTACCGGGTCGAGCAGCTCGCCCGGGACGCCAAGTCGCTCATGATCTACGCCGGCAGCAACGAGATCCAGGTGACCCACATCGCCAAGGGGCTCCTCGCGCGCTGA